Below is a genomic region from Paenibacillus rhizovicinus.
TAACGAACAACGCTTCGTTCATCTCTGCGCGAACCGCGCCGTCCAACGACGAATGCAGCTGGTCAAAGCCTGCGACCGTTACCGTTGCATCCAGCTCGGTCAGCTTCCGGATGACCTCCAGTCCCCGAGCGTCGCCGCCAAGAAGCACGACCTGAACTCCTGTCAGCATAAGGGTATCACTCCTTTCAACAGCAACCGATACGCGCCGTTATCTTCCTGCGGTTCGGTCGGCAGTACAAACTGAACCCGTCAGCCCGCTGAAGGCTGCCCGGTTGACAGTGTCGCTCTTGGTTACAAACCATCTTATGCATCCGCCCAGAGCGTGGTGAAAATGAAATCGTATCCTTGCGCAGGAAAAAGAAAAAGCACTACAGCTTATGCTGCAGTGCTTTATTGTTGAATGAAAGAAATCCCGCTCATTGTTTGCGATTAAACGCCCGTATGTCCGAAGCCGCCCGCGCCTCGCACGGTTGCCGGCAAGTCGTCCGTTTCCGAAATCGCAACCTCCGGCACGAGTTGGAATACCATTTGTGCGATTCGTTCGCCGCGCTCGATCACGAACGGCTGCTGGCCATGATTAATGAGCAGCACTTTCACCTCGCCGCGGTAATCCGCATCGATCGTTCCCGGCGAATTCAAGCATGTGATGCCGTGTTTGAAAGCCAGCCCGCTGCGCGGACGGATCTGCGCTTCAAGCTCTGCAGGCATCGCCATCGCAAACCCTGCCGGGATGAGCTTGCGCTCGCCTGGCTCCAGCGTTTCCGGCTCGGTGACGGCTGCGTGAAGGTCGAATCCGGCAGCCAGTTCGGACATTTTGCGAGGAAGCTGAATATCTTCGTTGCCCGGCATCCGTTTAAGTAATACTTGAAACAAGCGAGTCCCTCCCGATTGCCGATGCTGCTTTGTCATTGCTGCCTACCATCGCAACCGAGAAAGGTACTGCGAGCATGCGCTTCGTCACTTCACGAATGTCGCTCATTTGCACGGCATCGATCCGTTCCAGCATTTGATCCAGCGTAAAATGCCGGCCAAGCATTAATTCGTTCTTGCCGAGACGGTTCATCCGGCTGCTGGTGCTCTCCAGGCTGAGAATCAAACTGCCTTTCAGCTGTTCTTTGCCGCGACTGAGTTCCGTATCCGTCAACCCTTTTACCGCAAGATCGTGCATCTGCTCCATCGTGAGATCCAGCACGTCTTTCGTCTGTTTCGGTGCCGTCCCCGCATAAACGGTGAACAACCCGCTGTCCGCATACGACGTGTGGTACGAGTAAACGGAGTAAGCCAGTCCCCGCTTCTCCCGGATTTCCTGGAACAGTCTCGAACTCATGCCGCCGCCGATCGCGTTGTTCAGCAAAATCATCGCGTATTGAAGGGGATCGGCAATCGAACATCCCGGGAACGAGATGCAAATATGATTTTGCTCCGTTTTCTTCTTATGGAACAAATAATTACCGTTAAATTGCGGTGTCGTCACGGCCATCTCGGAACCCGTCGTATTGAACGCGCCGAAATGCTTCTCCAACAGTTCGAGCAGCGGACCTTCTTCCACGTTGCCCGCAACCGCGATTACCGTATTGTCGAGCCGGTAATGTCCATTCATGTATTCGCGGAGCGTGTCGCCATTCATAGCGTTGAGGCGCTCTTCCAACCCCAAGATGGAATACGCCAGCGGATGATCGCCGTATGCCGCGCGCGAAGCTTCGTCATGGACTTTATCGTCCGGCGTATCCTCGTACATCGAAATTTCTTCCAGAATGACGTTTTTCTCTTTCGCCAGCTCCGACGCATCCATCTTCGAATTAAAGAACATGTCCGCGAGGGCGTCTACCGCGATCGGCAGATGCTGGTCCAGCACTTTAGCGAAATAGCACGTATACTCCTTGGCCGTGAACGCATTCACATTGCCGCCTATGCCGTCGAACAGATCGGCGATATCTTTGGCGCTGTGACGCTCCGTGCCTTTGAACAACATGTGTTCGATAAAATGAGAGATGCCGTTATTGTCAGGGGTTTCATTGCGCGAGCCGGTCTTGACCCAAATGCCGAAAGAAACGGAACGACAGGTCGGAATGTATTCCACAACGACTCTTAGGCCGTTGCTTAGCGTATAGTTATTCAATACTGACTCCTCCTACAAGTTTTGTGGGCGCAGCCCGCAGCCGATTATCCCAGCAAGACAAGCAAAACTACTTCGGAAGCATACGCCCAAGCAACAGCTTGAAATTAATGACTTCACTATAACAAAATTATGGATGCGCCTCAACTAAGGATGCCCTATTAGAGGAAAGCGTGTCGCTGACGGTACCGAGCAGCAGTCCTTTTCCTTTAATTGCCGTAATGATTCCTTGCAGCGCTTGACTGGACGAATCCGTCGGATGCATGAGAATGAGCGAGCCTGGTTCAACGCGCGTGCGCACCTTCTGGATAATCGAATACGCAGGCGGATGCTTCCAATCGACCGTGTCCAGCGTCCATAGCACGGTTTTTAGCCCTTGTTCGGCCGCGACGTCCACCGTCATTTGATTGAAGTCGCCGGATGGAGGCGCGAACCAATGATTCTGGACATGGAGCGTCGATTTCAACAGCGCTTCCGTCTTCGCGATCTGATTATAAGCCGCATTGCGGTCGAGCTGGCTCATGTTCGGATGCGTATACGCATGATTCGATATTTCGTGACCTGCAGCTTGAATCTGTTTCGCAACATCCGTATTCTTCTTCAACCAGGAACCGTCAAAAAAGAAAGTCGCCTTTACGTTCTCCTTCTTCAGCGTCTGCAGCATGGAAGGGATATACTCGTTCCCCCAAGCCACGTTAATCATCAGCGCAACCATCGGCTTATTCGGATTGCCTTTGTAAATAGGAACTCGGCCGAGGTCGTCCAAGGTGACCTTCGGTTCCACTTCCCGGTATACCAAGCGGAAAGGCTCGTTCTCCGGCGCATGCAGCATAAGGCGATAGGATTTGTCGACGTCGACTTCGAGGCCGTTATAGCCCGGAATGGCTTTCCAAACACGATCGACGCTTGCATCAACGGGTGCAATGCGCTTCTTGGCCGCTTCGGACAGAATCATCTCGCGCAGGGATGCCTTGCCTTGAGCGGACGGTTCCGGTAAGGCTGACGCATAAGCGGATGCATCCCCTTGCTTGACTGCGTACATATAGGCCGACAGCGGACCGTTCAATCTCACCGTGATCAGCAGCGCGCACATGGTAAGCAGCATGATGATTCCTTTCTTCAGCTTCATTGCCTCGTCCCACCCTTCTCCTTCATCTTATTATGGCTCGGCCCACAATATGTGAAGAAGAATGAGACGTCAAAATAAAAAAAGAGACAGGTTTTTCCTGCCTCTTTCCCATTGATGTTGATGCCGCTTAAGACTGCTGCGCAGGCACTTCCGGTGCCAACACGGCTTTGCGGGACAGGTTGATCCGTCCTTGCGCATCGATTTCCGTAACTTTAACCGTAATTTGATCGCCGATTTTGAGCACGTCCTCCACTTTCGCGATACGCTCCGCGGAGACTTGCGAAATATGAACGAGCCCGTCTTTATTCGGCAAAATCTCAACGAAGCAGCCGAATTTCTCGATACGTTTCACCGTTCCCAAATACACTTCGCCGACAATGACCTCACGGACAATGCCTTCGATGATTTGTTTCGCGCGCTCGTTCGCTTCCGCGTTGGAGGATGCGATAAAGACGGTTCCGTCTTGCTCGATATCGATTTTTACGCCGGTTTCATCAATGATTTTGTTGATGATTTTACCGCCGGAGCCGATAACGTCACGGATTTTATCCGGGTTGATTTTCATGATGACGATCTTCGGCGCGTATTGCGACAGGCTTGTACGCGGCGTTTGTATCACTTCGTTCATTTTGCCAAGGATGTGCATGCGGCCTTCGCGCGCTTGCTCCAGCGATTGGGACAGGATCGCGCGGTCGATGCCGTCGATTTTGATATCCATTTGAATCGCCGTTACGCCGGCTGCCGTACCCGCAACTTTAAAGTCCATGTCGCCGAGGTGATCTTCCATGCCTTGAATGTCCGACAGGATGGAGAAATGATCGCCGTCTTTGATCAGACCCATGGCAATACCCGCAACAGGAGCTTTGATCGGAACGCCGGCATCCATCATCGCAAGCGTACTTGCGCAAATGCTCGCTTGGCTTGTAGAGCCGTTCGATTCCAGTACTTCGGATACCAAACGGATCGTATATGGGAATTCGGTTTCATTTGGAATTACTTTCGATAGTGCGCGTTCGCCCAATGCGCCATGGCCGATTTCACGGCGGCCCGGAGGACGGAGCGGTCTAGCCTCACCGACGCTGAACGGCGGGAAGTTATAGTGATGCATGAAACGTTTCGTTTCGGTCAAATCGATGCCGTCCAGAATTTGAACGTCGCCAAGCGCGCCAAGCGTACAAATGCTGAGCGCTTGCGTTTGACCACGCGTGAACAAACCGGTTCCGTGCGTGCGCGGCAGAATGGCGACATCGCATTCGATTGGACGAATTTCGCCCAATGCTCGTCCATCCGGACGAACTTTATCATGCGTAATCAAGCGGCGAACTTCTTCCTTGACGATATCGTAAAGCACTTCTTTCACGTCGCCAAGCAGTTCAGGCGTTTCGGCGTATTCCACTTCGAAGTGAGCGATGGCATCGCTGTTCACGGCATCGATTGCTTCTTGGCGCGCATGCTTCTCGATCACGCGAACCGCTTCAACCAAACGTGCTTGCGAGAATGCGCGTACCGCTTCATTCACGGCATCGTTCACGGCATGCAATTTAACTTCGACTTTCGGTTTGCCCGCAAGTCCTTGAAGCTCTTCAATCGTTGCAACGATGCGGCGGATCTCGTCATGTCCGAACATGATCGCTTCCAAGATGACTTCTTCCGATACCTCGTTCGCTTCGGCTTCCACCATCATGATGGCTTCTTTTGTACCGGCAACGACGAGATAAACATCGCTCTTCGCTGCTTGATCAACTGTCGGATTAATGATGAATTGACCATCGATGCGGCCTACGACTACGCCGCCGATCGGTCCATTAAACGGAATGTCCGAAAGGGTCAACGCAGCCGATGTACCGATCATTGCTGCGATTTCTGGGGAGCAGTCTTGGTCAACGCTCATTACGATGTTCGCGATTTGCACTTCGTTACGGAAGCCTTCCGGGAACAACGGACGAATCGGACGATCTGTCAGGCGGCTCGCCAGGATGGCTTTCTCGCTTGGACGTCCTTCGCGTTTAATGAATCCGCCTGGGATTTTGCCCACGGCATACAAACGCTCTTCGTAATTGACCGTAAGCGGGAAAAAGTCGAGATTTTTCGGTTCCGTGGACGATACGACGGTACAAAGGACAACCGTCTCTCCGTATTTTACCGTTACCGCCGCGTTGGCTTGTTTCGCCAAGCGCCCTGTTTCCAGGACTAGCGGACGGCCGCCCAATGTTGTTTCTACGCGTTGCAGCATATAATTCCTCCTCACTGCAATGAGGGTTCTGTTGGAACGCCCCATCGTCAGCATTGTAAATGTCATATGTCAATGAGAAAAGCTCCATCGTGCAGGTCATGCTGGTAAGTGAGCTTTTCGTGCAAGGTATGTTATGTAAGCTACGTTAATTTATAAAAAGCAACCCAGCGCAGCCGCCCGTGATTCCCGGGCGGCGTAACAACCAGGTTGCTTTTATCCCCGCATCTATTATCGGCGAAGGCCGAGTTTTTCGATCAATGCGCTGTAACGTCGTACGTCTTTGTTTTTCAGGTAAGCCAACAATTTACGGCGTTGACCAACCATTTTGAGCAGACCGCGGCGCGAATGATGATCTTTCTTGTGCGTCCGAAGATGATCTGTCAAATTGACGATGTTTTGCGTCAGGATAGCGATTTGAACTTCCGGGGATCCCGTATCGTTCGCGTGGGTTTTGTGCTCGTCGATCAATTGATGTTTGCGTTCTTGCGTAAGTGCCATCCGTGTTCACCTCCTTGTATCATAATCGCCATTAGCCTCGCCAGCGCCCGGTGAATGACGGACAGGCCAAGCTAAGGTTCTAATGCTGCGCATACTGGATCTAGACTGTGACTACGCAACGTCTAAGAGTATAACATATCTTTGGGCAAGAAGTAAATGTGATTCTTACTTCTTATTATAGGCACTTAATAAAGCGCGCGCCTGATCCCCATCGGAATGAATTTGCGCGATAAGCTCGTCAATGGAACCGAACTTCTTCTCTGTCCGAAGAAAAGCGATAAATTGAATGGAGACCGTCTTGCCATAGATATCACTATTGAAGTCGAACAAATGCGCTTCCATGACCGGCTCAGGGAGATTATCATGGAACGTCGGCTTCACGCCGATATTGAGCACGCCCGGAACACGCTTGCCTTCAACCTCCGCCATGATCGCATATACGCCTTGGCGAGGAACGAAGAAGCCGGCTTCCACGCCAATATTGGCCGTCGGATAGCCGAGTTTCCGGCCTCTGCCTTCACCTTGCACAACAACCCCGCGCACCTCGTACGGTTCGCCGAGAAGCGATGCAGCTTCCTCGGGACGTCCGCCGATAAGCGCTTCGCGAATGCGCGTGCTGCTTACTTTATCGCCGTCTTGTATGAATGGCTCCACGATTTCCACCCCGATATCCGGTTCGCCGAGTGACCATAGCGTCTCCGGTTTACCCGCTCCTCTGGCGCCGAACGTAAAGTCGAAGCCGACGACGGCCCGTTTTACCTGCAGCGGCCTTAGAACGAGGTCCACAAACTCGGACGGCGTTACACTGGCGAACTCCAAATCAAATTGAACGATGTATACCACATCGACGCCCAGCTTACGGAAGCACTCGACCTTGTCATCAAGCGGCGTCAAACTGACTTGATACTGTCCGCTTCGGCCGAGCACTTCTTTGGGATGGGGATGAAACGTCATGACAGCCCCTTGGAGCCCGTCTGCCCGCGCAGACGCAACCGCTTGCGCAATGACATTTTGATGGCCGCGATGAACGCCGTCGAAATGACCGATGGCCAGCGTTTTAGGCTTGGCATGCTTAGCGGCTGCCGAATCCGCGATCGGATATTGTAAAGAAATAACGTCCATGCAGTCACACCTGCTTTATTATCGCTAGTCTGCCGTCGGCGTAAACACCTTCACGGCTTTAAGAGTACCGGATTCCTCATCCGGTTGAAATACGCCTGCGAACAAACCGTCTTCGCCATATACGCGAAGCAGGGAATGGCTCTCAAACGCTTCTTGTACGAGTATGTTTTGCAGCGGAATCCGCTTCCCTTGGAAAGCGCGCTGAACATCTGCTGCGCTGATCGTTATCCGAGGAAAATGATCCAACGCTTCGTCAGAAGCCGTCAGCCTGTCCTCGATCGTGCCGGAGGCTTTGTACTGAGCGATTTCTTCGAGGGTCAAACAATGCTCTTGGGTAAATCCGCCTGACATCGTCCGAATCAACTTCACCATTACAGAAGGTACATGCAGCGCTTCGCCGATATCGACGCACAGCGTTCGAATGTAAGTCCCTTTGGAGCAGACGACAGAGAAGCGAATGACGGGATGCGGCTGATTCAATTGGACCTCGAGCAAATCCAACTCGTAAATCGTGACTTTGCGGGATTGGCGTTCAATCACTTGACCTTCCCGCGCCAGCTCGTACAACCTCTTACCGTCGACTCGAACGGCCGAGAACATTGGCGGCACTTGGTCGATTTCGCCGATAAAGGAAGCAAGAACGTCACGGATCTGAGTTTCCGTTAACGAAACCGAAGGAAGTTCCTTCGTGATCGTGCCGGTCAAATCTTCCGTGTCCGTAGCAAGTCCGAACTGCATAACGGCTTCATAGGATTTGGGTCTGTCCTGCACATATTCCACGACGCGCGTCGCCCGTCCGATACAGAGCGGGAGAACGCCCGTTACTTGTGGATCCAACGTGCCGGTATGTCCAATCCGTTTCACTTTCAAGATGCCTCTGACTTTCGCCACGACGTCATGCGAGGTCCAGCCAGCGGGTTTCCAAACTGCCAAAATGCCATCCATCATTTGTCCAGCGCCTCTCTTACGGCTTGTACGACGGATGCGACAGACTCCTGGATGCCCTGTTCCAGCCTGCAGCCTGCTGCGCGCACATGCCCGCCGCCGCCAAAGGTTTGAGCAATTGCCGAAACATCAGCTTTTCCCGAAGAACGCATGCTAACTTTCACATCGCCATTCTCGGTTTCTTTGAACAAGATTCCGACTTCCACGCCTTCAACGTTAAGCGCGTAATTCACGAGACCTTCCAAATCTTCGCCGACAGCTCCGGTATCCGCCATGTCGGCAAAAGCGACATAGAGCCAGGCGATTTGATTGTCGTCCGAGAAAGTGAGCCGGCTCAATCCCCGCTGCAATAGCAACAGCTGCGGTTTCGTCATTTGCTCCAGCAGATGATTGGCAATCCAATGGCCCTTCACGCCTTCAGTCAACATGACCGAAGCAATATGCATCACGCGCGGCGTCGTATTGGAATAACGAAATCCGCCCGTATCTGTCAAGAGCCCCGTGTATATCGCCGTAGCTGCTTCGTTATCCAACGGGATGCCGGCAAATTCGATCAGGTCGAAAAGGATTTCAACCGTTGCTGCCGCATCCGTCCGGATAAGGTTATGTGATCCAAAATCATCGTTCGTCGGATGATGGTCGATGTTGAGCAATTGCGCGTTCTCGGCGAAACAGTCTTTCACAAGGCCGATTCGGCGGAAATCCGCACAATCGATCGATATGATCCGATCGAACTTTTCTTCTGGAGGCTGTTTGCTGTAATTGATGATCCCCGCCGTCGCTTCCATGAAATGGAGGCGAACGGGGACTGCGCTCTCATTGATCAATACGGGCTGTTTGCCCAGCTGCCGGAGCAGCCAGCCGACGACAAGCGTCGAGCTGATTGCGTCGCCGTCAGGCTGAACGTGGGCGACAACAAGAAACTTGCTGCCGCCTCGGATGAAATCCAGCGCAGCCTGCAGCTGCTCCGTATAAGCGGCTGGAAATGCCGCAGCTTTCGCCGCGGTCATTGAACTCCCCTGCCACTGCCTGCATTGATGTCATTAAGCAGCGACTCGATTTTGCTGCCGTACTCGATACTGCTGTCGAATTTAAACAGCAGCTCGGGCGTATGGCGGAATCGAATACGCTTGCCCAGCTCGGAACGGATAAACCCTTTTCCCCGTGCCAATGCTTTGAGCGTTTCTTCCTTTTGTTCTTCGCTTCCGAGCACGCTGAGGAATACCCGTGCTTGGGACAGGTCGTTCGTTATTTCAACGCCTGTCACCGTAATAAAGCCGATCCGGGGATCCTTCAACTCGGTTTGGATAATCGTGCTCAGTTCTTTCTTGATTTGTTCACCTACGCGTCCTACGCGGACTTTGGCCATCGGTCAATCACCTCTCTACGGACTCCATGATGAAGGCCTCGATAACGTCGCCCTCTTTGAGGTCGTTGAACTTATCGAGCGTAATGCCGCATTCGTAGCCTTGAGCCACTTCTTTGGCATCGTCTTTGTACCGTTTGAGCGACTCGATTTCGCCTTCGAACACGACGATTCCACTGCGGATCAAGCGTGCTTTCGCGCTGCGCGTGATTTTGCCGGATGTGACCATGCAGCCTGCGATAACGCCCACTTTGGTAACTTTGAACAGGTTGCGGACTTCGGCTTGGCCGATAACCACTTCTTTGAAGACAGGATCCAGCATCCCCTTCATCGCATGTTCGATCTCGTCGATGACGTTGTAGATGATGCTGTGGAGACGGATGTCGACTTTCTCCTGCTCGGCCGTTGCGAGCGCCTGCGGCTCAGGACGTACGTTGAAGCCGATGACGATTGCGCTGGACGCAGCAGCCAGGTTAATATCCGATTCCGTGATCGCGCCTGCTCCGCTGTGGATGATTTTGACGCGTACGCCTTCGATATCGATCTTCGCCAGGGAGCCTTTCAGCGCCTCGGAAGAACCTTGAACGTCCGCTTTAATGATAACGTTGAGATCCTTGACCTCGCCGTCTTTAATATGATTGTACAAATCTTCGAGCGTTACGCGCGAATTCGCGCCCAACTCGGATTGACGCTGCTTGATTGCGCGGCGTTCTGCGATAGCGCGCGCTTTGCGCTCGTCTTCGAACACCAGGAACGGATCTCCCGCTTGCGGAACTTCCGTCAAACCGGTGATTTCGATCGGCGTGCTCGGACCAGCTTCTTTGAGACGGCGGCCTTTGTCGTTGACCATGGCGCGAACGCGGCCGAAACAATTACCGGCAACGAAAGCATCGCCGATTTTGAGCGTACCGTGCTGCACGAGAATACGCGCTACCGGGCCTTTGCCTTTATCGAGCTCGGCTTCAATGACGGTACCGCGCGCCCGCTTGTTCGGGTTCGCTTTGTAATCGTTCATTTCAGCTACGAGCAGAATCATTTCAAGCAATTCTTCCAGACCGATGCGCTGTTTAGCCGACACGTTGACGAATATCGTATCGCCGCCCCACTCTTCCGGCACGAGACCGTATTCGGTCAAGCTCTGCTTGATTTTGTCCGGATCGGCGCCAGGCTTATCGATTTTGTTGACAGCCACGATGATCGGCACGTTCGCCGCTTTCGCATGGTTGATCGCTTCAACGGTTTGCGGCATAACGCCGTCATCCGCCGCAACGACGATAATCGTGATATCCGTTACTTGGGCACCGCGGGCACGCATGAGCGTAAACGCTTCGTGACCAGGTGTATCCAGGAAAGTGATTTTCTTATGGTTGATTTCAACTTGGTAGGCACCGATATGCTGCGTGATACCGCCAGCCTCGCCGCCCGTAACGTTCGTTTGACGGATGGCATCCAGCAAAGTCGTTTTACCGTGGTCGACGTGACCCATGATCGTTACAACCGGTGGACGGTTTTCGAGCAGTTCTTCTTCGTCTTTCTCTTCGAACGTCTCGAATTGATCTTCCTCGACAGGGATCTTCACTTCAACTTCAACGCCATATTCCGTAGCGATCAATTGAACGGTATCCAGATCCACCTCTTGGTTGATCGTGGCCATTACGCCGAGGATAATGAGCTTCTTGATAACTTCCGAAGCATCCTTATGCAGCAATTTAGCTAGATCGCCTACGGTTACCGTACCGCGAACGATGATTTTCTTCGGCGTGTTGTCGATTTTCTCGCGGCGTTCTTGCTGTTGACCGCCTTTACCGCGGTTGTTCTTGCCGCCTCTGTTGTTCTTGAAGTTGCCAGAACGGCTGCTGTTGTTGTCGTCGAAACGTTTGTTGCTGCTGTATGAATTGTTCGCCGCTTTCGGATTGGTTCTTCTCCGATCGTCGGACGCTGGACGATTGTTATCAAACGTACGCGCAGGAGCGCTGCTTGCGCCGCCGCCGCGATTAGCCGGTTGGCTCTGTGACGGAGCCGATGAACGGAATCCGCCTTGGCCGCCGCCTTGACCGCCGCCTGCCGGACGGTTGCCTTGGTAACCTCCACCGCCTCCTTGGCCGCCGCCTGCTGGACGATTGCCTTGGTAGCCGCCTCCGCCGCCTTGACCGCCGCCTGCCGGACGATTGCCTTGGTAGCCGCCGCCTTGGCCTTGACCTTGCGGACGATTGCCTTGATAGCCGCCTCCGCCCTGACCTTGCGGACGAGCGCCTTGGCCCCCTTGGCCTTGACCTTGCGGACGGTTGCCTTGATAGCCGCCGCCTTGACCCTGTGGACGGTTGCCTTGATAGCCGCCACCGCCTTGACCTTGCGGACGATTACCTTGGTAGCCGCCTTGGCCTTGCGGACGGTTGCCTTGGTAGCCGCCTTGACCTTGCGGGCGTTGATTGCTGCTGCTGTTGGAACTGGAATTGCTGCTAGCATTGCTGCTATTGCTGTTTGTGTTACTGTTGGTGCCGTTGCTTTCATTTCCTTGCGAAGGCGTGGATGACGTTTGCGCGCTAGAAGCCGAAGCTTGATTGGTCGTCGAATTCGCGGATGAACCCGCGGACGTTGTTGGTGTATTCGATGTATGTGTTATGTTCATATTCCCCTGTTTTTCATTCGTATTTTTGTTGCCTTGTCCCTGTTGTACGGAAGCATTGAGCGTGTGCTGCGGCTTACGATCTTGCTGTCCTTGTTGAGGGCGATTGGACGATTGTGCCGCTGCCGAAACCGTCGCGTTCTCCTGCGCGCGTTTGGCTGCTGCGTTCGCCTTGATATCACGGAAGAAGCCTTCCACTTTGGAAACCATTCCATTCTCCATGACGCTCATATGATTGTTCACGGGCAGATTGAGACGCTTTAGAATGGTAATGATTTCTTTGCTGCTCATGTTAAGTGATTTTGCATATTCATAAACACGCAATTTATCTTTATTGTCATTGTCTTGTTGTTTAGTCAATATACTCCACCTCCGAAGGTTCAGTTAAGCTTTGAACGATGCTCTTGGCAAAGCCGGCATCCGTCAAACCCAGGATAACCCGCTCCGATTTACCGATCGCTTCTCCCAGCGCTACCCGGTCAAATGCCTCCAAGCATTTCGCGTTATATGTCGCACACTTGTCACGAAACTTCTTCTTCGTATTATCTGATGCATCCGCCGCAACTATAACCAGTTTCGCCTTGCCTTGCCGAACGGCTTTCAGCACGGTCTCATCCCCGGTTACAAGTTTGCCTGCACGCATAGCCATTCCCAGCATGGCAAGCGCCTTATGCTTCTTCATCATCATCCATCTCATCCTTACTGGCAATGAACGCATCCTCTACCGCGATGAAATCGTGCGCGAGTTGATCGTATATCTCCGGTCCGACCGTCTGTTTCAAGGCCCGATCCAGCGCTCGGCTTTTCTTGGCCAGTCTGAAACAATCCACTTTCCCGCATAGATAAGCGCCGCGGCCAGCTTTCTTGCCCGTTAAATCAATCAGGACGGCTTCATCCGGCGTGCGAACGACCCGGATTAATTCCTTCTTAGGTTTCATTTCTTGACAAGCTACGCACTTACGCAGCGGAATTTTTCTTGGTCTCACCATTCATCCCCCCCTGAACGCTTCCCGACTGGCTCTTAGTCGATGGAGACGGAATCCTGATGCATGGTGCTCATCGGAGATTTCGGACGGCCATATTCCTGCTCGGCCTGTGTCTCGCTCTTAATATCGATTTTCCAGCCGGTCAGCTTCGCAGCCAGCCGCGCATTTTGACCTTTGATGCCGATGGCGAGCGAGAGCTGATAGTCCGGCACGATAACGCGTGCCATTTTCTCTTGCTCGTACACGATAACTTCGATGACTTTAGACGGGCTCAATGCGTTCGCGACGTATTCTTCCACGCTCTCCGACCACCGCACGATGTCGATTTTCTCGCCCTT
It encodes:
- the dut gene encoding dUTP diphosphatase, with the protein product MPGNEDIQLPRKMSELAAGFDLHAAVTEPETLEPGERKLIPAGFAMAMPAELEAQIRPRSGLAFKHGITCLNSPGTIDADYRGEVKVLLINHGQQPFVIERGERIAQMVFQLVPEVAISETDDLPATVRGAGGFGHTGV
- the rpsO gene encoding 30S ribosomal protein S15; the encoded protein is MALTQERKHQLIDEHKTHANDTGSPEVQIAILTQNIVNLTDHLRTHKKDHHSRRGLLKMVGQRRKLLAYLKNKDVRRYSALIEKLGLRR
- the pnp gene encoding polyribonucleotide nucleotidyltransferase — its product is MLQRVETTLGGRPLVLETGRLAKQANAAVTVKYGETVVLCTVVSSTEPKNLDFFPLTVNYEERLYAVGKIPGGFIKREGRPSEKAILASRLTDRPIRPLFPEGFRNEVQIANIVMSVDQDCSPEIAAMIGTSAALTLSDIPFNGPIGGVVVGRIDGQFIINPTVDQAAKSDVYLVVAGTKEAIMMVEAEANEVSEEVILEAIMFGHDEIRRIVATIEELQGLAGKPKVEVKLHAVNDAVNEAVRAFSQARLVEAVRVIEKHARQEAIDAVNSDAIAHFEVEYAETPELLGDVKEVLYDIVKEEVRRLITHDKVRPDGRALGEIRPIECDVAILPRTHGTGLFTRGQTQALSICTLGALGDVQILDGIDLTETKRFMHHYNFPPFSVGEARPLRPPGRREIGHGALGERALSKVIPNETEFPYTIRLVSEVLESNGSTSQASICASTLAMMDAGVPIKAPVAGIAMGLIKDGDHFSILSDIQGMEDHLGDMDFKVAGTAAGVTAIQMDIKIDGIDRAILSQSLEQAREGRMHILGKMNEVIQTPRTSLSQYAPKIVIMKINPDKIRDVIGSGGKIINKIIDETGVKIDIEQDGTVFIASSNAEANERAKQIIEGIVREVIVGEVYLGTVKRIEKFGCFVEILPNKDGLVHISQVSAERIAKVEDVLKIGDQITVKVTEIDAQGRINLSRKAVLAPEVPAQQS
- a CDS encoding bifunctional riboflavin kinase/FAD synthetase; the protein is MDVISLQYPIADSAAAKHAKPKTLAIGHFDGVHRGHQNVIAQAVASARADGLQGAVMTFHPHPKEVLGRSGQYQVSLTPLDDKVECFRKLGVDVVYIVQFDLEFASVTPSEFVDLVLRPLQVKRAVVGFDFTFGARGAGKPETLWSLGEPDIGVEIVEPFIQDGDKVSSTRIREALIGGRPEEAASLLGEPYEVRGVVVQGEGRGRKLGYPTANIGVEAGFFVPRQGVYAIMAEVEGKRVPGVLNIGVKPTFHDNLPEPVMEAHLFDFNSDIYGKTVSIQFIAFLRTEKKFGSIDELIAQIHSDGDQARALLSAYNKK
- the truB gene encoding tRNA pseudouridine(55) synthase TruB, translated to MDGILAVWKPAGWTSHDVVAKVRGILKVKRIGHTGTLDPQVTGVLPLCIGRATRVVEYVQDRPKSYEAVMQFGLATDTEDLTGTITKELPSVSLTETQIRDVLASFIGEIDQVPPMFSAVRVDGKRLYELAREGQVIERQSRKVTIYELDLLEVQLNQPHPVIRFSVVCSKGTYIRTLCVDIGEALHVPSVMVKLIRTMSGGFTQEHCLTLEEIAQYKASGTIEDRLTASDEALDHFPRITISAADVQRAFQGKRIPLQNILVQEAFESHSLLRVYGEDGLFAGVFQPDEESGTLKAVKVFTPTAD
- a CDS encoding M16 family metallopeptidase; amino-acid sequence: MNNYTLSNGLRVVVEYIPTCRSVSFGIWVKTGSRNETPDNNGISHFIEHMLFKGTERHSAKDIADLFDGIGGNVNAFTAKEYTCYFAKVLDQHLPIAVDALADMFFNSKMDASELAKEKNVILEEISMYEDTPDDKVHDEASRAAYGDHPLAYSILGLEERLNAMNGDTLREYMNGHYRLDNTVIAVAGNVEEGPLLELLEKHFGAFNTTGSEMAVTTPQFNGNYLFHKKKTEQNHICISFPGCSIADPLQYAMILLNNAIGGGMSSRLFQEIREKRGLAYSVYSYHTSYADSGLFTVYAGTAPKQTKDVLDLTMEQMHDLAVKGLTDTELSRGKEQLKGSLILSLESTSSRMNRLGKNELMLGRHFTLDQMLERIDAVQMSDIREVTKRMLAVPFSVAMVGSNDKAASAIGRDSLVSSIT
- a CDS encoding polysaccharide deacetylase family protein, with the translated sequence MKLKKGIIMLLTMCALLITVRLNGPLSAYMYAVKQGDASAYASALPEPSAQGKASLREMILSEAAKKRIAPVDASVDRVWKAIPGYNGLEVDVDKSYRLMLHAPENEPFRLVYREVEPKVTLDDLGRVPIYKGNPNKPMVALMINVAWGNEYIPSMLQTLKKENVKATFFFDGSWLKKNTDVAKQIQAAGHEISNHAYTHPNMSQLDRNAAYNQIAKTEALLKSTLHVQNHWFAPPSGDFNQMTVDVAAEQGLKTVLWTLDTVDWKHPPAYSIIQKVRTRVEPGSLILMHPTDSSSQALQGIITAIKGKGLLLGTVSDTLSSNRASLVEAHP